A stretch of the Pongo pygmaeus isolate AG05252 chromosome 16, NHGRI_mPonPyg2-v2.0_pri, whole genome shotgun sequence genome encodes the following:
- the PSMA4 gene encoding proteasome subunit alpha type-4 isoform X2: MSRRYDSRTTIFSPEGRLYQVEYAMEAIGHAGTCLGILANDGVLLAAERRNIHKLLDEVFFSEKIYKLNEDMACSVAGITSDANVLTNELRLIAQRYLLQYQEPIPCEQLVTALCDIKQAYTQFGGKRPFGVSLLYIGWDKHYGFQLYQSDPSGNYGGWKATCIGNNSAAAVSMLKQDYKEGEMTLKSALALAIKVLNKTMDVSKLSAEKVEIATLTRENGKTVIRVLKQKEVEQLIKKHEEEEAKAEREKKEKEQKEKDK, encoded by the exons ATG TCTCGAAGATATGACTCCAGGACCACTATATTTTCTCCAGAAG GTCGCTTATACCAAGTTGAATATGCCATGGAAGCTATTGGACATGCAGGCACCTGTTTGGGAATTTTAGCAAATGATGGTGTTTTGCTTGCAGCAGAGAGACGCAACATCCACAAGCTTCTTGATGaagtctttttttctgaaaaaatttatAAACTCAATGA GGACATGGCTTGCAGTGTGGCAGGCATAACTTCTGATGCTAATGTTCTGACTAATGAACTAAGGCTCATTGCTCAAAG GTATTTATTACAGTATCAGGAGCCAATACCTTGTGAGCAGTTGGTTACAGCACTGTGTGATATCAAACAAGCTTATACACAATTTGGAG gaAAACGTCCCTTTGGTGTTTCACTGCTGTACATTGGCTGGGATAAGCACTATggctttcagctctatcagaGTGACCCTAGTGGAAATTACGGGGGATGGAAGGCCACATGCATTGGAAATAATAGCGCT GCAGCTGTGTCAATGTTGAAACAAGACTACAAAGAAGGAGAAATGACCTTGAAGTCAGCACTTGCTTTAGCTATCAAAGTACTAAATAAGACCATGGATGTTAGTAAACTCTCTGCTGAAAAAG tgGAAATTGCAACACTAACAAGAGAGAATGGAAAGACGGTAATCAGAGTTCTCAAACAAAAAGAAGTGGAGCAGTTGATCAAAAAACACGAGGAAGAAGAAGCCAAAGCTGAgcgtgagaagaaagaaaaagaacagaaagaaaaggataaatag
- the PSMA4 gene encoding proteasome subunit alpha type-4 isoform X1, which produces MEAIGHAGTCLGILANDGVLLAAERRNIHKLLDEVFFSEKIYKLNEDMACSVAGITSDANVLTNELRLIAQRYLLQYQEPIPCEQLVTALCDIKQAYTQFGGKRPFGVSLLYIGWDKHYGFQLYQSDPSGNYGGWKATCIGNNSAAAVSMLKQDYKEGEMTLKSALALAIKVLNKTMDVSKLSAEKVEIATLTRENGKTVIRVLKQKEVEQLIKKHEEEEAKAEREKKEKEQKEKDK; this is translated from the exons ATGGAAGCTATTGGACATGCAGGCACCTGTTTGGGAATTTTAGCAAATGATGGTGTTTTGCTTGCAGCAGAGAGACGCAACATCCACAAGCTTCTTGATGaagtctttttttctgaaaaaatttatAAACTCAATGA GGACATGGCTTGCAGTGTGGCAGGCATAACTTCTGATGCTAATGTTCTGACTAATGAACTAAGGCTCATTGCTCAAAG GTATTTATTACAGTATCAGGAGCCAATACCTTGTGAGCAGTTGGTTACAGCACTGTGTGATATCAAACAAGCTTATACACAATTTGGAG gaAAACGTCCCTTTGGTGTTTCACTGCTGTACATTGGCTGGGATAAGCACTATggctttcagctctatcagaGTGACCCTAGTGGAAATTACGGGGGATGGAAGGCCACATGCATTGGAAATAATAGCGCT GCAGCTGTGTCAATGTTGAAACAAGACTACAAAGAAGGAGAAATGACCTTGAAGTCAGCACTTGCTTTAGCTATCAAAGTACTAAATAAGACCATGGATGTTAGTAAACTCTCTGCTGAAAAAG tgGAAATTGCAACACTAACAAGAGAGAATGGAAAGACGGTAATCAGAGTTCTCAAACAAAAAGAAGTGGAGCAGTTGATCAAAAAACACGAGGAAGAAGAAGCCAAAGCTGAgcgtgagaagaaagaaaaagaacagaaagaaaaggataaatag